In Cryptomeria japonica chromosome 5, Sugi_1.0, whole genome shotgun sequence, the genomic window CCTCTGGTGGCTCAAGTATTTCTGATATGATTGGAAAATCCGATGATGCTCCTTACTTTTCCTACAACTTAGAGCTCTTTCTAGTATAAGCAGACTGTTCCTCCCATTAACACGAGCTCCCATCATGTCCTCCAACTGAATGCTAAGTTCAGAAATCTTCATATCCCCATGATCATCTGACAGTCTAATACTTATGGAAAGGATACCTTTAACATCCTTGCAAGGTAATATATTTTGAGCAGGAAATAAGGAGCCAAACCGCATTAAAAAATCTGCATCAGAATACATCTGCACATTCAGAGGTCTCCAGCTTGAAAGATTACCAGCTTCCCCTGTTCTCCTGCTAATCACAATCCAGCTAAGCTTGAAATTGTCCATCAGTTGCCCCGAAATTATATCTTCCCCCATCTCCTTGTCAAAAGACACAACTGTAGGAAACCCATCTCCATTAGTGGAATCCTCATTCTCTAAATCCCAAAAATCAACGAAATCAACTCTAAAGGGGCGATTACAGAACCAATCCTCAACATTACTTGCATTAGGAATGCCCCACAAAATCTTGGAATAGACAATCTTGTCCATGTACCACACATCAACAAGGGATACAAAGTCAGAGGGATCACAAGAATGGAGCTCTAGGCTGCCATACAAAGCGAAAGCTTTTTTCCTTCACAGTGCACTC contains:
- the LOC131043984 gene encoding uncharacterized protein LOC131043984, with translation MDKIVYSKILWGIPNASNVEDWFCNRPFRVDFVDFWDLENEDSTNGDGFPTVVSFDKEMGEDIISGQLMDNFKLSWIVISRRTGEAGNLSSWRPLNVQMYSDADFLMRFGSLFPAQNILPCKDVKGILSISIRLSDDHGDMKISELSIQLEDMMGARVNGRNSLLILERALSCRKSKEHHRIFQSYQKYLSHQRKMKEAMLRKEGVLDTLYILSGIVSFVSFCCLIYRMTGQHNLSSVRRLSAKGSLRQFAVGNY